A part of Clostridium novyi genomic DNA contains:
- a CDS encoding flagellar hook-basal body complex protein yields the protein MLRSIWNSRSGMAAEMDKLDAISNNMANSTTVGYKRVDVKFNDLMQENLDRLGYPVSKGQGKLQVTGGGVKSTEIERDNAQGNLLQTNNNTDLAIDGKGYFKVVDGEGRTLYTRGGSFNIDPSGTVVDKNGNRLVILNENGIDVNTGRAGFTKESFNVSEDGYLRSDKHRGLRIPIYDTIGDNSMKSIGENLYTPLIQGNGRNDVIESKDFSLLQGFTEQSNVDLGKEMTDLIVTQRAFQLNSSALKTADEMWGMANNLRGR from the coding sequence ATGCTTAGAAGTATATGGAATTCTAGAAGTGGTATGGCAGCAGAAATGGATAAGTTAGATGCAATATCTAATAATATGGCAAATTCTACTACTGTAGGTTACAAAAGAGTAGATGTAAAATTTAATGATTTAATGCAAGAGAATTTAGATAGATTAGGATACCCTGTAAGTAAGGGGCAAGGTAAACTTCAAGTTACTGGTGGCGGTGTTAAATCTACAGAAATTGAAAGAGATAATGCACAAGGAAATTTATTACAAACAAATAATAATACTGATTTAGCTATAGATGGAAAAGGATATTTTAAAGTAGTTGATGGTGAAGGCAGAACATTATATACAAGGGGAGGATCATTTAACATAGATCCAAGTGGTACTGTTGTTGATAAGAATGGCAATAGGTTAGTTATATTAAATGAAAATGGTATAGATGTAAATACAGGAAGAGCAGGATTTACAAAAGAATCTTTTAATGTTAGTGAAGATGGATATCTGCGAAGTGATAAGCATAGAGGCCTTAGAATACCTATATATGATACTATAGGTGATAATTCTATGAAGAGTATAGGAGAAAATTTATATACTCCACTTATACAAGGTAACGGAAGAAATGATGTTATTGAAAGTAAAGATTTTTCGTTATTGCAAGGCTTTACTGAGCAATCAAATGTAGATTTAGGAAAAGAAATGACAGATCTTATAGTAACTCAAAGGGCCTTTCAATTAAATTCATCAGCACTTAAAACTGCAGATGAAATGTGGGGAATGGCAAACAATCTAAGAGGCAGATAA